One genomic region from Anabaena sp. PCC 7108 encodes:
- a CDS encoding DUF2934 domain-containing protein, which yields MSIVQIVEQVYSKYQHIENISYSGDIEKLTNECQDYLLLYQELWTKLLGLQNPFLSDINIIAEAIYYKTLADYKKKCQNRAYYRGNCSAFNKVIQNVIDKLQQENSLQKLVSIKLRGLIRKYMMDSLRLINHYQQSNDNGNLFQVSLSDPDYRLYYDTCEQIIFGETHFNDPSDQNEVSPALIRVMIELRLKWSMGISGYIVSDSPGNMSEFLKVYSTFVSSEKITVVPRFDIIKRIYMWGNIYIHTGIRSYSWLTGLALNFLDPLFYGEKHRLSGVRVQSQATIYEFWDELKHHYIKRSDNKKLEVHIEGYQSGFICTDNNCEPIPYKNDYAIYEKILVLANSGYQIQSAYNLKCILEKGIETLGNSLYNRVRESYVSLREKEIRERAYYLWIQRGYSLLDADHNWYAAIEDDINSLPKPQIEDQ from the coding sequence ATGAGTATTGTTCAGATAGTGGAACAAGTTTATTCAAAGTACCAACATATTGAAAACATTTCATATTCTGGAGACATAGAGAAGTTAACTAATGAATGCCAAGATTACCTCCTTCTATACCAAGAATTATGGACTAAATTGCTTGGTCTCCAAAATCCTTTTTTATCTGACATAAACATCATAGCTGAGGCAATATACTATAAGACACTTGCAGATTATAAAAAAAAGTGTCAAAACCGTGCATATTACAGAGGAAATTGCTCTGCATTCAACAAAGTTATTCAGAATGTTATAGATAAATTACAACAGGAAAACTCCCTTCAAAAATTGGTATCCATCAAATTGAGAGGACTTATCCGAAAGTATATGATGGATAGCTTGCGCTTAATAAATCACTATCAACAGAGCAATGACAATGGAAACTTATTTCAAGTTTCTTTGAGTGATCCCGATTATAGACTCTACTATGACACTTGTGAACAGATTATTTTTGGTGAAACACATTTTAATGATCCTTCGGATCAGAATGAAGTTAGTCCAGCCTTGATTCGTGTCATGATAGAACTTCGATTGAAGTGGAGTATGGGAATATCTGGATATATAGTTTCAGATTCACCAGGTAATATGAGTGAATTTCTTAAAGTTTATAGCACTTTTGTAAGCAGCGAGAAAATAACCGTTGTTCCTCGGTTTGATATCATAAAAAGAATCTATATGTGGGGTAACATATATATCCATACTGGAATTCGCTCATATTCTTGGTTAACTGGATTGGCGTTAAATTTTCTTGATCCTCTTTTCTATGGTGAAAAACATAGACTGTCTGGAGTGAGAGTTCAATCACAAGCTACTATCTATGAATTTTGGGACGAGCTAAAACATCACTACATTAAACGTTCCGATAATAAAAAACTCGAAGTTCACATTGAAGGATATCAATCAGGATTTATATGTACAGACAATAACTGTGAACCTATACCTTACAAAAATGATTATGCAATTTATGAAAAGATTCTAGTATTAGCAAATTCTGGTTATCAAATTCAAAGTGCTTATAACCTGAAATGTATCCTTGAAAAAGGAATTGAAACTCTTGGTAATTCCCTGTATAATCGTGTCAGAGAAAGCTATGTATCTCTAAGAGAAAAAGAGATTAGAGAGAGAGCATACTACCTATGGATTCAAAGAGGATATTCATTATTGGATGCTGATCATAATTGGTATGCTGCAATTGAGGATGATATCAATTCTCTTCCTAAACCACAAATAGAAGATCAATAA
- a CDS encoding AAA family ATPase produces the protein MLQRVIINGFKSIKTMDIELRPLNILIGANGAGKSNLISFFKMLNEMMAGRLQQYIGISGYAQSLLHFGAKITPQIEAKLEFEFHDAPYAYNLRLFHAAGDTLIFAEETLSLEEATFWENRFLPGTKDSLGAGHQETKISAAAHGGMQTSQVIEFLLNRCRVYHFHDTSSTAAVRQSCYVDDNRWLMPDAGNLAALLLRFREDHSTAYQRIVKTIRLIAPFFDDFVLVRRGHHVILNWLHKESDQVFGPHQFSDGTLRAICLTTLLLQPEDELPALIIVDEPELGLHPYALNVVAAMFGKASYHTQILISTQSTSFLDNFNPEDVITVDRVGKESQFKRLHPEELESWLEEYSLGEIWEKNIIGGSPH, from the coding sequence ATGCTGCAACGAGTAATTATCAACGGTTTCAAGTCCATTAAAACAATGGATATTGAATTGCGTCCTTTAAATATCTTGATTGGTGCTAATGGAGCAGGTAAAAGTAATCTCATTTCTTTTTTTAAGATGCTGAATGAGATGATGGCTGGACGGCTTCAACAATATATTGGCATATCCGGTTACGCTCAATCTCTGTTACATTTTGGAGCTAAGATAACACCGCAAATAGAAGCGAAACTAGAGTTTGAATTTCATGATGCTCCCTATGCATATAATTTGCGTTTGTTTCATGCAGCAGGGGATACGCTGATTTTTGCTGAAGAGACATTGAGTTTAGAAGAAGCAACCTTTTGGGAAAACCGCTTCTTGCCTGGAACAAAAGACTCATTGGGTGCAGGACATCAGGAGACAAAAATCAGCGCAGCAGCGCACGGAGGTATGCAAACATCTCAAGTGATTGAATTCTTGCTCAACCGCTGCCGTGTTTACCACTTTCATGATACATCTTCTACAGCCGCAGTCCGTCAATCCTGTTATGTTGATGACAATCGCTGGTTGATGCCTGATGCTGGAAATCTAGCCGCATTACTTCTTAGATTCCGTGAAGATCATAGTACAGCCTATCAGCGTATTGTCAAAACAATTCGTTTGATTGCACCCTTTTTCGATGATTTTGTGCTTGTACGTAGAGGGCATCATGTTATTCTCAACTGGCTGCACAAAGAATCAGATCAAGTGTTTGGACCACACCAATTTTCTGACGGTACTTTACGTGCTATCTGCCTGACTACATTGCTTTTACAGCCAGAAGATGAACTTCCAGCATTAATTATTGTTGATGAACCGGAACTTGGTTTGCATCCTTATGCTCTTAATGTTGTAGCTGCGATGTTTGGTAAGGCTTCCTATCATACACAAATTCTTATCAGCACTCAATCTACTTCTTTTTTAGATAACTTTAATCCTGAAGATGTAATTACAGTAGATAGAGTGGGTAAGGAGTCGCAATTTAAGCGATTACATCCGGAAGAATTAGAATCTTGGTTAGAAGAATATAGTTTAGGAGAAATTTGGGAGAAAAATATCATTGGTGGAAGTCCACACTAG
- a CDS encoding Rpn family recombination-promoting nuclease/putative transposase, with amino-acid sequence MRRDSIFYKLFQQYPSLLFQLLTNPPTNADAYRFDSVAVKEPKFEIDGVFLPPETEGVGVVYFCEVQFQKDEILYERVFAESSLYFYRNRARFSDWQAVIIYPSRNTEQSDIYPHRGFLNSDQVHRIYLDELGDIRQLPVWVALMVLTTLEESQAPEEARYLLTRTSEEIPSPSSRAIIEMITTIMVYKFEQLSRREVESMLGITLKETRVYQEIKEEGREEGVEEATVNLVIRLLTKRFGELSVEIRASISALPLPVLENLSEALLDFTCLADLQGWLAAVKD; translated from the coding sequence ATGCGTCGAGATTCAATCTTCTATAAACTATTCCAACAATATCCATCTCTGCTATTTCAACTATTGACAAATCCCCCAACAAATGCAGATGCTTACAGATTTGATTCCGTAGCTGTCAAAGAACCTAAATTTGAAATTGACGGCGTATTTTTACCACCAGAAACCGAAGGTGTAGGAGTAGTATATTTCTGCGAAGTACAATTTCAGAAAGATGAAATACTTTACGAAAGAGTATTTGCTGAATCTTCACTATATTTCTACCGCAACCGTGCCAGATTTAGCGATTGGCAAGCAGTTATAATTTATCCATCTCGCAATACTGAACAAAGCGATATTTATCCTCATCGGGGATTTCTCAACAGTGACCAAGTACATCGAATATATTTAGATGAATTGGGAGATATTCGGCAATTACCTGTATGGGTAGCATTGATGGTACTAACTACCTTAGAAGAAAGTCAAGCACCAGAAGAAGCTAGGTATTTGTTAACAAGAACCAGTGAAGAAATACCATCGCCATCAAGTCGCGCCATAATAGAGATGATCACGACGATAATGGTGTATAAGTTTGAACAACTCAGCCGCAGGGAGGTAGAGTCTATGCTAGGAATTACACTCAAAGAAACGCGAGTTTACCAGGAAATCAAAGAAGAAGGACGGGAAGAAGGAGTAGAAGAAGCAACAGTTAATCTGGTTATCCGACTATTGACTAAGCGGTTTGGAGAATTATCGGTCGAAATACGCGCTTCAATTTCTGCTTTACCATTACCTGTGCTAGAAAATTTGAGCGAAGCACTGTTAGACTTCACCTGTTTGGCTGATTTACAGGGTTGGTTAGCAGCGGTTAAAGATTAA
- a CDS encoding dolichyl-phosphate-mannose--protein mannosyltransferase yields the protein MTKTWFRMGMAGIFILSVALRFWGLNRFNTLVFDEVYFAQFGNNYLTHTPFFNAHPPLSQYIIGIGIWIGSHIPFWHDTVNGLTGSLLSPWSYRWANALTGSFIPLIVVLLTYQLSYRRSFALLAGLFTACDGLFLVESRYALSNIYIVIFGLLGQWLFLLALEKQKQQRWLWLVLTGVSFGASVGTKWNGLWFLAGAYGMWIAAWIIPWLQSFSPSPRVPLFSYLYLLNSTVESQVKTDDVTIQTPLQNITQINIFQMISYLGIIPAIIYSLIWIPHLQLDKRYGFIAVHQQILKFHLQLGGNSASVHPYCAAWYKWPLLTRPMAYYYQTTQSIKDPLPVFGPPLPAGAGKVVYDVHAMGNPFLWWFGLAAIIFLIGMLFVKMVLPGIQQKRVFIPKNLGVDTWIALYLVINYAANFLPWVKVNRCVFIYHYMCAVVFVFIAIAWFVDQCLRSYHRELRALGVTITFIIVAAFVFWMPIYLGLPLSLKDYHLRMWFRTWI from the coding sequence ATGACTAAAACATGGTTCAGAATGGGAATGGCAGGGATTTTTATCCTCTCAGTTGCCTTACGTTTTTGGGGACTGAATCGATTTAACACTTTGGTATTTGATGAAGTTTACTTTGCCCAATTTGGCAATAACTATCTTACTCATACCCCATTTTTTAATGCTCACCCACCCCTCAGTCAATATATCATCGGCATTGGTATTTGGATTGGTAGTCACATCCCCTTTTGGCACGATACAGTCAATGGGTTGACAGGTTCTTTATTATCCCCTTGGAGTTATCGTTGGGCAAATGCTTTAACAGGTTCATTTATTCCTTTAATAGTTGTTTTACTAACTTATCAATTAAGTTATCGCCGTAGCTTCGCTTTATTAGCAGGTTTATTTACAGCTTGTGACGGTTTGTTTTTGGTAGAATCTCGTTATGCACTTAGTAATATCTATATAGTTATCTTTGGTTTACTAGGGCAATGGTTGTTTTTATTAGCTTTAGAAAAACAGAAACAACAGCGTTGGTTGTGGTTAGTTCTGACGGGGGTTAGTTTTGGTGCGTCAGTCGGTACTAAGTGGAATGGCTTATGGTTTCTTGCAGGTGCTTATGGAATGTGGATAGCAGCTTGGATAATTCCTTGGCTGCAATCTTTTTCACCGTCACCCCGCGTTCCTTTATTCTCTTATTTGTATCTCTTAAATTCTACTGTTGAATCTCAAGTAAAAACAGACGATGTGACTATTCAAACTCCACTGCAAAATATCACTCAAATTAATATTTTCCAGATGATATCCTATTTAGGAATTATCCCCGCCATCATCTACAGTCTAATTTGGATTCCTCACCTCCAACTAGATAAAAGGTATGGATTTATAGCGGTTCATCAACAGATTTTGAAGTTTCATCTTCAGTTGGGTGGTAATAGCGCTAGTGTACATCCTTATTGTGCAGCTTGGTACAAATGGCCATTATTAACTCGACCGATGGCTTATTATTATCAAACAACTCAAAGTATTAAAGATCCCCTCCCTGTATTTGGTCCTCCTTTACCTGCTGGTGCTGGGAAAGTGGTTTATGATGTCCATGCTATGGGTAATCCTTTTTTATGGTGGTTTGGCTTGGCAGCAATTATATTTTTAATAGGAATGCTATTTGTAAAAATGGTTTTACCAGGAATACAGCAAAAACGCGTTTTTATTCCTAAAAATCTCGGTGTTGATACTTGGATTGCTTTATATTTAGTTATTAACTATGCAGCTAATTTCTTACCTTGGGTGAAGGTAAATCGCTGCGTGTTTATTTACCATTATATGTGTGCAGTTGTATTTGTATTTATAGCCATCGCTTGGTTTGTTGATCAATGTCTTCGTAGTTATCATCGAGAATTGCGTGCGCTTGGTGTAACAATTACATTCATTATTGTCGCTGCTTTTGTTTTTTGGATGCCTATTTATTTGGGTTTACCTCTTTCTCTGAAAGACTATCACCTGCGGATGTGGTTTAGAACTTGGATTTGA